CGGAAGTGTGCACCAGCCTTGGATGATGTATACTCCGGATCCAAAAGTCCAGAATCGGGAAAATGCTTACTAACAATAGTGATGTCTGCATTGGGATTCAGCTCGGCAATACGGTACGCTATTGAGATACCTATGATTCCGGCTCCTACAATAACAGTTGACATGGTTCCGAGTGTGTTTAGTAAATGAAATGGGAACACTAGTGAATGCGAACAGCACAAATGAACATGTATAAGAGATATAGTCAAGGTATACAACATTTCCTGTAACGGCATCATTATCAGTCGATTATCCGACAAGATTAGAAATTTTCATCGGCGCACCATGAATGGATGAATCATTTGGCAATTTTTATCTGAATaatcaattccaattttAGTATATTGTTACTCTTTGTTTCCCTGCattttttcacattttcgGACAATATATGAGGTAAATGGGGATTATGTACCCAAGAAATAGAGTACTTCAAAGGGATGCCATTGAATTAGAATCTCAGGCCGAGAGTATCTTGGAGACACAGCTAGACAAGGCCTTCAAAGATGGCACGTTACCAATAACGATGCAGAGAATAGGCTCGAGGTACGGAGACGATCTTAAACTTCTACTCAAATTGATACTATTCAAATTGTTTGTATGGAACTCATCCACCAGGTATGGCTTGATATTGCAGAACCTAAAAATTGCAAATACAAGTGGATCAAGACTAAATACTTGGGGGAAGGCGGTTATTTTCTTAGGTATAGTAGGGTCTTATTTAAAGGGGAAGTTGTCCATGTTTGTTTACAGTGATTTGTTTGAGTCCTGGGAGGCTACACATCCAAAGCTGCATGGGTTAGTTAGGAAACTATCAAAGGTAGTCCCATTTATAGTAACTTTCCTCAACGTTTCGGAATTAATCAACACCGTTGTCTTTTTGATGCGGGGCGACTACATAAGGTTGTGGAACAGGATATTTGGAATACGGTATGAGCGGGCAAATGCCAATGCAGTTGCGTTTGCATCGAATCCAGAGACGCTAAGTTACGAGTTTCAGAATCGTCAACTCTTGTGGAATGGGATTGCCGAGTTTTTGACCAATTTATCGACAATACAGTTACCtgaatttgttgagaaTGCATGGAATCGGGCGAAAAAGGAAGATTGCGATCTAAGTGAGTTTCGGTCCTTGCCGGAGAGATGTTGTGTCATATGTTACAGTGAGGACCAAAGGTCGGACAAGGTGGTTGACGACCATCTAATCACTAATGCCTACATCACGGAGTGTGGGCATATATATTGTTATTTCTGTTTGGTGAATGCAATGAGGAGAAGATGGAATTGTTTAAGGTGTGGAAAGAGAGTGGAGAGGATCGATATTTACATGGAAGGTATGGACGAGCTCAAGGGAGATGTTGAGGAGTACTACGAGAGAGTCCGGAGCGGATCAGAGACGGAAtacgaagaagaagctacCGATGATGAGGGGGAAGAAGCTACCGATGATGAGGGAGAAGAAGCTACCGATGAGGAAAAAGggaattgtttgaataCCAGTGACGGCAACACTAGTGACGGTGAAGAGCAAGAAGGCGAATAATTCGAAGACAAAGGCGTATTTGCGTTGTAGCTGCAGACCATGTCTGCAAAATCATACGAAAAGGTTACAGCCATGCACAACCTTAATTCGCATATGCCACCATGTCGGAGACAAGAACCGGGAAATCGCTTGTATATGCATTATTAGCAGCACATATTGCAATCTAGCCGGATTATTAGTTCGTGTTTAGGTTTCGGTTATTGGCATGAACTTTTCCCTCCATGTGTAATGTCAGGTATTAGCAAGACTGTATACCGCAAAGAGAATTGACAGAGAATAGTTTCTACTGTCAGGTGCCATACATGGTACCAAGAAAAGCAAAACTGATAAAGCTTATCTGACATTGTCGATGGACCAAACATCCCCAGTGAGGAACTCATCTCCAAGAGCACCTGCAACTAGCACTTGTCTGCAGGAGGTGTATTGTTGTATAAAATAGACCATTCCACATGTATGCACAGGCAAGCTACAACTAGACCTGTAGATAATAGAAATGCGGACTCTCTacagagaagaagaggaggcGCACTATACGCTATGGGGGTGTTTAAGCATGCCACTCATACAAAAGTGCAGCATGAACGGAAAACTTAGCAATtataaaaacaagttgGTGGCAATGTGTCCTTCACAACAATAGCAACCAATACGAATTGTAAAACTATGCAGCAAGACGTCCACAAACATATGCATGCGTTGCATGCAGACCCCCGAAAACGGTTAATCTTTTCGATGTTGGTTTTTGGAAGCAGCGCAGGAAAACGCCGCCCCTTCGGTAGATGCGTGCACAAAAAGTGCAATGAGAAGAAATGGTAGAAAAGAGACGATATTCAGATTCAGGATGGAAATTTCGAGATCTTAGTTAGTGGAAGTAGAAGAACCGAGAACAAAGTGAAATGCGGGAGGAACAAAGGGGGGATGTTGTTGTCTCGTGAGGCCATGGAGGGATTCGGCTatcccccccccccctaGAGTGACAAGAGCACAAGGTTTCGGATTAGGATGGCCATTCGTAACAGAGCAGTACACTAAGTAGGTTGCAATTGGCAAGTAGAAATTAATAATTAATAGtaaaaactataaaatataatatacaaaaataCGCAAAGCGTGTCGAAATCAACAAGCTATCTCAGAAGTGAAATGGGGGGGATGTTACAGTAAAGGGAGTTGAGAGTAAGGTCATCGTTTGACACTTAGAAAAGCATGGATAACATGATAGTTAAACCGGTGAAGATAGATGATGCCTTCAATGAAGCTGCTGCACCTTCGAAAGTGGAAGCTTCAGTTGGGTTGACTGGAACAGTGCTTTCCTTTGGTGAGAGGGAGGAGACAGAAGAAACGGTGGTACCTGGGATGGTTGGTTCAACTGGAGCTTTGGTG
The window above is part of the Pichia kudriavzevii chromosome 1, complete sequence genome. Proteins encoded here:
- a CDS encoding uncharacterized protein (PKUD0A09990; similar to Saccharomyces cerevisiae YJL210W (PEX2); ancestral locus Anc_1.124); this translates as MGIMYPRNRVLQRDAIELESQAESILETQLDKAFKDGTLPITMQRIGSRYGDDLKLLLKLILFKLFVWNSSTRYGLILQNLKIANTSGSRLNTWGKAVIFLGIVGSYLKGKLSMFVYSDLFESWEATHPKLHGLVRKLSKVVPFIVTFLNVSELINTVVFLMRGDYIRLWNRIFGIRYERANANAVAFASNPETLSYEFQNRQLLWNGIAEFLTNLSTIQLPEFVENAWNRAKKEDCDLSEFRSLPERCCVICYSEDQRSDKVVDDHLITNAYITECGHIYCYFCLVNAMRRRWNCLRCGKRVERIDIYMEGMDELKGDVEEYYERVRSGSETEYEEEATDDEGEEATDDEGEEATDEEKGNCLNTSDGNTSDGEEQEGE